From a single Brassica oleracea var. oleracea cultivar TO1000 chromosome C5, BOL, whole genome shotgun sequence genomic region:
- the LOC106344810 gene encoding uncharacterized protein LOC106344810 encodes MHLRGNGLLETIESSKTVSDEKKAKAMIFLRHHIHDGLKDEYIMKEDPCDLWKSLKERFDHQKYVILPKAKHEWIHLRFQDYKSVSEFNSAMFGITSRMMLCGEKISDYDMIEKTLSTFHHENVILQQQYLVNGYTRYSELMQVLLVAEQNNQLVTLNHQARPIGSAPFPEANVASSSFDNRRGRGRGRSGNRYHGRGRGRGNRFRPYDERNNKDFHENERNEKDQDDKRQTGKICYRCGMKGHWVHSCRTPKHLADLYSESQKGKEKGRGETNFISDEPGPSFHGLNDDTHLDVSDFLVEPESIDE; translated from the coding sequence ATGCACCTGAGAGGAAACGGGCTTTTGGAAACCATCGAAAGTTCAAAAACGGTGTCGGATGAGAAAAAGGCAAAAGCCATGATATTTTTACGACACCACATCCATGATGGTTTAAAGGATGAATATATTATGAAAGAGGATCCTTGTGACCTCTGGAAATCTTTAAAAGAGAGGTTCGATCACCAGAAATATGTGATCTTACCGAAAGCTAAACACGAGTGGATCCATCTCCGGTTCCAGGATTACAAAAGTGTTAGTGAGTTTAATTCCGCGATGTTCGGAATTACTTCGAGGATGATGTTATGTGGAGAGAAAATAAGTGATTATGATATGATCGAGAAAACTCTCTCCACGTTCCATCATGAAAATGTAATCCTGCAGCAACAGTACTTGGTGAATGGATATACCCGTTACTCGGAGTTGATGCAAGTGCTCCTTGTAGCGGAGCAGAATAATCAACTCGTGACTTTAAACCATCAAGCTCGTCCCATTGGATCTGCTCCATTCCCTGAAGCGAATGTTGCATCATCCAGTTTTGATAATAGAAGAGGACGAGGTCGTGGACGTAGTGGAAACCGTTATCATGGTCGCGGAAGAGGACGAGGAAATAGATTTCGTCCCTATGATGAAAGAAATAATAAAGACTTCCACGAAAATGAAAGGAATGAAAAGGACCAGGATGATAAAAGGCAAACAGGAAAGATTTGCTACAGATGCGGCATGAAAGGTCATTGGGTACATAGTTGTCGTACACCAAAACATTTAGCCGATCTGTATAGCGAATCCCAAAAGGGAAAAGAGAAAGGAAGAGGTGAAACTAACTTCATCTCTGATGAACCTGGGCCATCCTTTCATGGTTTAAACGATGATACTCATCTCGACGTATCAGACTTTCTGGTTGAACCAGAGAGTATCGATGAGTGA